The segment ATGGGCATTCTGATCGGGGTCACGGCATTCGGAGAGCGCCTGACGGCCGGCAAGGGCGGCGGTGTGCTTGTCGGTCTGGCGGGCGTCGCCATCCTGACCAGGACAGGCCCGTTCGAAGCGACAAACGCCCTGATATCCGGCGTCCTCGCCTGTCTTGTCGCGACAGCATGCTACGGGCTGGCCGGCTTCTTGACGAAACGCTGGATCAGCCAGCGCGGAGGGCTCGACAGCCGCATGGTCGCGCTGGGCAGCCAGATCGGCGCCACCTTGCTGCTGTTGCCTTTCGCTGGCTGGCAGATGGTGGCGCATCCGCCGGAACCTGGCCACATCGGCGGCGACGTATGGATCGCTATGCTGGCGCTGGGACTCGCCTGCACCTCCTTCGCCTATATGCTGTATTTCCGGCTGATCGCCGATGAGGGTCCGATGAAAGCCCTGACCGTCACCTTTCTGATCCCGCCTTTCGGCGTGCTGTGGGGATGGCGGGTTCTGGGCGAAGCGGTGACGGCCGCCCATGCGGCCGGGGGTGGGTTGATCGCGCTCTCGCTGTGGCTGGTGCTCAGGCCGGAAACCGCGCGGCCGGCAGGCAAGGCGACCACCGGAGAAACGTCATGACGACAGAAACGGAACGGATTTTTATCAGCGCGGATCTGGTCGAAGGGGCGGAACCGCCCCATCCGCTTCTCGCGCAATGGCTCCGGCAGGGACGCTTGAGGGTCTGGCGCGCCAACACCGGCGGTCTGGCGGATCCGGCCGCCATGGAAACGGACTGCTCCCAAGAAGCCATGGCGCGGGCGGTGTCGGCGGCCCACATACGGGTCGCCGTTCTGGCAAGCAATGGCCAACCCGATGGCGACATGCTGACCGCCGCGTTGCGCGACGCCGGAGTACATGTCTTTGGTGGCCACGAGCTGGACAGCGCCCAACGCTGCCTGGCCAATCCCGAACCCTCGCCCCGCGCCGCGCCTCGGGACGACTGGTCAATCTAGCCGAGCGTCTTTCCCCAGTGAGAAAGGCCGGCGGCTGCGCGCCGGTCAGCCCTTGAGCATGTCGAGCGCGACGGCCTCGGCCACCTTGATCCCATCCACCCCGGCCGAGAGGATACCCCCGGCGTATCCGGCGCCTTCCCCGGCCGGGTACAGGCCGCGCACGTTAAGGCTCTGCAGGTCCTCCCCCCGGGTGATGCGCAGCGGCGAGCTGGTGCGGGTTTCCACGCCGGTCAGCACGGCGTCGTGCATGGCGAAACCCCGGATCTTGCGGTCGAAGGCGGGAATCGCCTCCCGGATCGCCGCGATCGCATAGTCCGGCAGCGCCGTGGCCAGATCGGTCAGGTGCACGCCGGGCTGATAGGACGGCACCACCGCGCCGAGCCGGGAGGACGGCCGGCCGGCCAGAAAATCGCCGACCAGCTGGCCCGGCGCCTCGTACGTGCCGCCGCCAAGGACATAGGCGTGGCTTTCGAGCCGGCGCTGGAGGGCGATGCCGGCCAGCGGACCGCCGGGGTAGTCCTCGGGCGTCAGGCCAACCACGATGCCCGCGTTGGCGTTGCGCTCGTTGCGCGAATACTGGCTCATGCCGTTGGTGACGACACGTCCCGGCTCCGACGTCGCGGCGACCACCTGGCCCCCCGGGCACATACAGAAGCTGTAGACCGAGCGGCCGTTGGAGGCGTGGTGCACCAGCTTGTAGTCGGCCGCGCCGAGAATCTCGTTGCCGGCGTATTTGCCCCAGCGCGCCTTGTCGATGAGGCTTTGCGGATGCTCGATGCGGAATCCCACCGAGAACGGCTTGGCTTCCATGAACACGCCACGCTCGTGCAGCATCTCGAAGGTGTCGCGCGCGCTGTGGCCCAGCGCCAGCACCACATGGTCGGAGCGGATTTCCTCGCCGTCGGCCAGCGTCACGCCGCGCACCCGGCCGTCTTCGATCATGAGGTCGGTCACACGCTGCTGGAAGCGGATCTCGCCGCCCAGCGATTCGATTTCGGCGCGCATCTTTTCCACCATGCTGACGAGGCGGAAAGTGCCGATGTGCGGCTTGGCCAGGTAGAGGATCTCCTCGGGCGCACCGGCCTTGACGAACTCGGTGAGCACCTTGCGTCCGAGAAACTTCGGATCCTTGATCTGGCTGTAGAGCTTGCCGTCGGAAAAGGTACCCGCGCCGCCTTCGCCGAATTGCACGTTCGATTCCGGATGCAGGGTGTTCTTGCGCCACAGGTCCCAGGTATCACGGGTGCGCTCGCGCACTTTCTTGCCGCGCTCGAGCACCAGCGGCCGGAAGCCCATCTGCGCGAGCAGCAGCGCCGCGAAAATCCCGCACGGGCCGAAGCCGATCACGACCGGACGGTGCGCCAGCGCGTCCGGCGCGCGGGCGACGAACTGGTAGCGGGTATCCGGTGTCGGCCCCACATGCGGGTCGCCGGCGAATTTTTCCAGGAGCGCCGCTTCCCCGGTCACCTCGATATCGACAATGTAGGTCAGCATCATCATCGATTTGCGCGCATCGTAGCTGCGCTTGAATACGGTGAATCCGGCAATCGCGGCGGGCGGGACGCCAAGGCGGGCGGCAATGGCGGCGGGGAGGTCGTCCGGCTG is part of the Paludibacterium paludis genome and harbors:
- a CDS encoding DMT family transporter, producing the protein MHPASLARLIALAALWGGSFLFMRIAAPALDAVPTAFGRVLLGALGLLGLAAIMRIPLRFQGKFPAALALGVINSGIPFLMYAFAAKVLPAGYSAILNATTPLMGILIGVTAFGERLTAGKGGGVLVGLAGVAILTRTGPFEATNALISGVLACLVATACYGLAGFLTKRWISQRGGLDSRMVALGSQIGATLLLLPFAGWQMVAHPPEPGHIGGDVWIAMLALGLACTSFAYMLYFRLIADEGPMKALTVTFLIPPFGVLWGWRVLGEAVTAAHAAGGGLIALSLWLVLRPETARPAGKATTGETS
- a CDS encoding NAD(P)/FAD-dependent oxidoreductase, giving the protein MLRITELKLPLEHQPDDLPAAIAARLGVPPAAIAGFTVFKRSYDARKSMMMLTYIVDIEVTGEAALLEKFAGDPHVGPTPDTRYQFVARAPDALAHRPVVIGFGPCGIFAALLLAQMGFRPLVLERGKKVRERTRDTWDLWRKNTLHPESNVQFGEGGAGTFSDGKLYSQIKDPKFLGRKVLTEFVKAGAPEEILYLAKPHIGTFRLVSMVEKMRAEIESLGGEIRFQQRVTDLMIEDGRVRGVTLADGEEIRSDHVVLALGHSARDTFEMLHERGVFMEAKPFSVGFRIEHPQSLIDKARWGKYAGNEILGAADYKLVHHASNGRSVYSFCMCPGGQVVAATSEPGRVVTNGMSQYSRNERNANAGIVVGLTPEDYPGGPLAGIALQRRLESHAYVLGGGTYEAPGQLVGDFLAGRPSSRLGAVVPSYQPGVHLTDLATALPDYAIAAIREAIPAFDRKIRGFAMHDAVLTGVETRTSSPLRITRGEDLQSLNVRGLYPAGEGAGYAGGILSAGVDGIKVAEAVALDMLKG